A window from Triticum aestivum cultivar Chinese Spring chromosome 6D, IWGSC CS RefSeq v2.1, whole genome shotgun sequence encodes these proteins:
- the LOC123140814 gene encoding uncharacterized protein, with protein MAGMVSLWNDWEVQVLVLFSFVLQVFLLMFARMRRRNISIVPRTLIWLAYLLADSIAIYILGHMSFCSKPHEYQQLAAFWTPFLLMHLGGQDTVTAYAMEDNYLWPRHLLSLIVQALGVAYVLYKYTTGSRTLVTGAVLIFVAGILKYAERVWALKSANLENISNLLESRKFREARQQDQIGPYRPRERWGQAEQLGSEEILQGAHDLLPICMGQFMDYKFWPSPFQSKAIRFFGDKGYTYELIEMQLSLMHDVLYTKAVVINTWWGCFIRAISLVAIIATFFLFRSSTSKNVFIRVDVVVTYILLGGAFLLEMTAVLRAIGSTWMCALLRAGRWDWLHHITISARRYVKAGKRSRRWSGSIGQHKFLQLQLNGPSVHVTIGPKQGNSFVCWDLWKKIHPSLTVISDGTKELVLKEILRMVKACAGKEEIMTSYSGQCALNPWHGIFEDPTINTGIDFDDKICTWHFATEIFIFTWHAGPLVEAIRELSNYMIFLLVERPYMLPSPVRPGLYANTEVQNVGWSSVPILYANTEIGSVEWGRRGAKNLIERIKSRQLGSTAPPALARGAELARLLLDMEERGVPGVLQVILGVWVEMMCYAAHHCSRDSHARQLNSGGEFITVIWLLSTAMFNRTYCGEPSFKEDVNKFFRPLFADKPTCLQRFVDQSEMFNL; from the coding sequence ATGGCTGGAATGGTGAGCCTATGGAACGATTGGGAGGTCCAAGTCCTAGTGCTTTTCAGCTTTGTGTTGCAAGTGTTCTTGCTCATGTTCGCCAGAATGCGACGGCGGAACATCTCCATCGTCCCAAGGACCCTCATCTGGCTAGCATACCTGCTGGCTGACTCCATTGCGATATATATCCTCGGCCACATGTCCTTCTGTAGTAAGCCCCATGAATACCAACAGCTCGCGGCGTTCTGGACGCCGTTCCTGTTGATGCATCTTGGTGGCCAGGACACTGTCACCGCCTATGCCATGGAAGACAACTATCTGTGGCCACGCCACCTACTCTCTCTGATTGTGCAAGCCCTTGGAGTAGCTTATGTCTTGTACAAGTATACTACAGGCAGCCGGACCTTGGTCACAGGCGCGGTGTTGATATTTGTCGCTGGTATTCTCAAGTATGCGGAGAGAGTATGGGCGCTCAAGTCAGCCAACCTGGAGAACATCAGTAACCTCCTCGAAAGCAGGAAGTTCAGAGAGGCTCGACAACAGGATCAGATAGGGCCTTACCGTCCGCGTGAACGGTGGGGCCAAGCAGAGCAGTTGGGTTCTGAAGAGATTCTACAGGGAGCTCATGACCTGCTCCCCATTTGCATGGGTCAGTTCATGGATTATAAGTTTTGGCCGTCCCCATTCCAGAGTAAAGCCATAAGATTTTTTGGTGATAAGGGCTACACGTATGAGTTGATTGAGATGCAGCTGTCCCTGATGCATGACGTCCTTTACACCAAGGCAGTCGTGATCAACACATGGTGGGGATGCTTCATCCGTGCCATTTCATTAGTTGCCATCATCGCCACATTCTTCCTGTTTCGATCCAGCACTAGCAAAAATGTTTTCATAAGAGTTGATGTCGTCGTCACGTATATCTTACTAGGTGGGGCTTTCCTCCTAGAGATGACAGCAGTGTTGAGGGCGATTGGCTCAACATGGATGTGTGCATTGTTGCGTGCTGGAAGGTGGGATTGGCTCCACCACATAACCATATCTGCTCGGCGGTATGTCAAGGCAGGGAAAAGAAGTAGAAGATGGTCAGGTTCCATTGGACAACATAAGTTTCTGCAGCTGCAGCTTAATGGGCCcagtgttcatgttaccattggaCCCAAGCAAGGTAATTCGTTTGTATGTTGGGACTTGTGGAAGAAGATACATCCCTCCTTAACGGTGATTTCAGATGGTACTAAGGAGTTAGTGCTGAAAGAGATACTCAGAATGGTGAAGGCGTGTGCGGGCAAAGAGGAAATCATGACGAGTTATAGTGGTCAGTGCGCGTTGAATCCATGGCACGGAATCTTTGAGGATCCCACCATAAACACTGGCATTGATTTTGATGACAAAATTTGTACCTGGCATTTTGCAACCGAAATATTCATCTTTACTTGGCATGCAGGGCCCCTTGTGGAGGCAATCAGGGAGCTGTCTAACTACATGATATTCCTCCTTGTTGAACGGCCCTACATGCTGCCTAGCCCTGTCCGCCCCGGATTGTATGCCAATACTGAAGTACAAAATGTGGGATGGAGCTCTGTTCCCATATTGTATGCCAATACTGAAATAGGAAGTGTGGAATGGGGTAGGCGAGGCGCAAAGAATCTCATTGAACGCATCAAAAGCAGGCAGCTTGGTTCTACAGCTCCACCTGCCTTGGCCCGTGGAGCAGAGCTTGCCAGATTGCTGCTAGACATGGAGGAGCGGGGCGTGCCAGGGGTGCTACAGGTGATACTTGGAGTGTGGGTAGAGATGATGTGCTATGCGGCCCACCACTGCAGCAGGGATTCCCACGCCAGGCAGCTCAACAGCGGCGGTGAGTTCATTACCGTCATCTGGCTTCTATCAACTGCCATGTTCAATCGCACCTACTGTGGCGAACCATCGTTTAAGGAGGACGTGAATAAATTCTTCCGTCCACTATTCGCAGACAAGCCTACATGCTTACAGCGCTTTGTGGACCAATCTGAGATGTTCAATTTGTAG
- the LOC123140815 gene encoding 2'-deoxymugineic-acid 2'-dioxygenase, with protein sequence MEKLLSSAVASHDHETVPGRFPFLLPPAPPVPVSLPVIDLSGGRDEVRRAVLRAGKEFGFFQVVNHGVPERTMRELGTACGEFFRLPAADKAALYSESEDTERTNRLFSSTMCVSGGQTYWRHCLRLACHPVESTKPGWPEKPAAFRPALEDFIVPARSVGMELLRLLCEGIGLPPDYFEGDLSGGEVILNANHYPACPDPGVTLGLPPHCDRNLITVLLQPGYVCGLQVSYNGGWIDVEPIPEALVINCGQQLEIATNGLLRSVEHRAVANVAVGRTSVAAFIMPTMDCVVGPAKELVGEGSPARYGSVAFRDFMRSYKL encoded by the coding sequence ATGGAGAAGCTGCTGTCCTCGGCGGTGGCGTCTCACGATCACGAGACGGTCCCGGGGCGGTTCCCGTTCCTCCTACCGCCGGCGCCACCCGTGCCCGTGTCGCTGCCCGTCATCGACCTCTCGGGCGGCCGCGACGAGGTCCGCCGGGCCGTGCTCCGCGCCGGCAAGGAGTTCGGCTTCTTCCAGGTGGTCAACCACGGGGTGCCGGAGCGGACCATGCGTGAACTGGGGACGGCGTGCGGCGAGTTCTTCCGCCTTCCCGCGGCGGACAAGGCGGCCTTGTACTCGGAGTCGGAGGACACGGAGCGAACCAACCGGCTCTTCTCCAGTACCATGTGCGTGTCCGGCGGCCAGACCTACTGGCGCCACTGTCTCCGCCTCGCCTGCCACCCCGTGGAGAGCACCAAGCCCGGCTGGCCCGAGAAGCCGGCCGCTTTCCGGCCCGCCCTCGAGGACTTCATCGTCCCGGCCCGCAGCGTCGGCatggagctcctccgcctcctctgcGAGGGGATCGGGCTCCCGCCGGACTACTTCGAGGGCGACCTGAGCGGCGGCGAGGTGATCCTCAACGCCAACCACTACCCGGCGTGCCCCGACCCGGGCGTCACCCTCGGCCTGCCGCCGCACTGCGACAGGAACCTCATCACCGTGCTGCTCCAGCCCGGGtacgtgtgcggcctccaggtgtCGTACAACGGCGGGTGGATCGACGTCGAGCCCATCCCGGAGGCGCTCGTCATCAACTGCGGCCAGCAGCTGGAGATCGCCACCAACGGGCTGCTCCGGAGCGTGGAGCACCGGGCCGTGGCCAACGTCGCCGTGGGGAGGACGTCGGTGGCGGCCTTCATCATGCCAACCATGGACTGCGTGGTGGGGCCCGCcaaggagctcgtcggagagggcagCCCGGCGAGGTACGGGAGCGTCGCGTTCCGCGACTTCATGCGCAGCTACAAGCTCTGA
- the LOC123143124 gene encoding putative germin-like protein 2-2 isoform X2 → MVAIRVLLLAGALLAFACSQHGVAASDPSLLQDFCVADKVSQVRVNGLPCKAANEVVAEDFFFSGLHMAGNTANKQGSAVTAVNVAQISGLNTMGISLVRIDYAPNGLNPPHTHPRSTEILTVLEGCLHVGFVTSNPENRHFTKVLAKGDVFVFPKGLVHYQFNNGNTHAVAIAALSSQNPGVITVANAVFGSEPAISDDVITKAFQVEKNTVDWIQAQF, encoded by the exons ATGGTGGCCATTCGTGTGCTGCTCCTTGCAGGAGCTCTCTTGGCCTTTGCATGCTCACAGCATGGCGTCGCCGCCTCCGACCCCAGCCTTCTCCAGGACTTCTGTGTCGCGGACAAGGTGTCTCAAG TGCGTGTCAACGGGCTGCCTTGCAAAGCTGCGAACGAAGTTGTCGCCGAGGACTTCTTCTTCTCCGGCCTCCATATGGCCGGCAACACGGCCAACAAGCAGGGCTCGGCGGTGACCGCCGTCAACGTCGCGCAGATCAGCGGGCTCAACACCATGGGCATCTCCCTCGTCCGCATTGACTATGCGCCAAATGGCCTCAACCCTCCTCACACCCACCCGCGCTCCACCGAGATCTTGACCGTGCTAGAGGGTTGCCTCCACGTCGGCTTCGTGACCTCGAACCCTGAGAACAGACACTTCACCAAGGTTCTCGCCAAGGGAGATGTGTTTGTGTTCCCCAAGGGCCTCGTCCATTACCAGTTCAATAATGGGAATACTCATGCGGTGGCCATCGCGGCGCTGAGCAGCCAGAACCCTGGAGTGATCACGGTAGCCAACGCAGTGTTTGGATCGGAGCCTGCCATCTCAGATGATGTTATTACCAAGGCCTTCCAGGTGGAGAAGAACACGGTAGATTGGATCCAAGCACAGTTCTAA
- the LOC123143124 gene encoding E3 ubiquitin-protein ligase EL5 isoform X1, producing MLPGPPPPLLMGYPSVPSASPSAAPASSIGASIAIIAIVIIASTLLICCIKVLCRSSRPPRSSWSPFSRHSSISRRASSLGESDRKRAAAAAAAAVHASLGASASSGKHAEGLVFGLKVPVPSAPSLPEVEQVILGLLSQPPMLLQQGMFCCICAQEFAPTDMILALPACLHKFHERCIIPWIRGHAPYCCPFCEASITIPCPDPEKTHSSDHYDVKAQTVVAPAPPGEEVAEAVGGSHGWLRSSLDRLSGSWRGCSSSHATAVVVPVSSRRTTGSWRVNNSDKEDTEAVGGSRGWLHSYLATLSSAWSGRSESHSTTMVSSVSSECATGSLSLVLSGCGSTDLCSRSWDPEAAVQKT from the coding sequence ATGCTTCCAGGACCGCCACCACCTCTTCTTATGGGATATCCCTCTGTGCCGAGCGCGTCACCCTCAGCTGCACCGGCATCATCCATAGGTGCCAGCATCGCCATTATCGCTATCGTCATCATCGCTTCGACCTTGCTGATCTGTTGCATTAAGGTCCTTTGCCGTAGCTCCCGTCCCCCTCGCTCGTCCTGGTCGCCATTCTCTCGCCACAGCAGcatctcccggagggcctcatcATTAGGAGAGTCGGACAGgaagcgtgcggcggcggcggcagcggcagctgtTCATGCTTCCCTGGGGGCCAGTGCTTCGTCTGGAAAGCATGCAGAAGGATTGGTGTTTGGGTTGAAGGTCCCTGTGCCATCTGCGCCCTCTCTACCAGAGGTGGAGCAGGTGATCTTGGGGTTGCTATCACAACCCCCCATGCTGTTGCAGCAGGGGATGTTCTGCTGCATCTGCGCCCAAGAATTTGCACCTACCGATATGATCCTGGCCCTTCCGGCGTGCTTGCATAAATTCCACGAGCGATGCATTATCCCATGGATTCGTGGCCATGCACCATACTGTTGTCCGTTCTGCGAGGCTTCCATCACCATCCCCTGCCCTGACCCTGAAAAGACGCACAGCTCAGATCACTATGATGTCAAGGCACAGACAGTGGTTGCGCCAGCTCCACCTGGAGAGGAAGTAGCAGAGGCTGTGGGGGGCTCTCATGGGTGGCTGCGCTCTTCACTGGACAGACTCTCAGGCAGCTGGAGGGGATGCTCCAGCAGTCATGCCACTGCAGTTGTAGTGCCGGTGTCCTCACGGCGTACCACGGGGAGCTGGAGAGTCAACAACTCTGACAAGGAGGACACAGAGGCTGTTGGTGGCTCTCGTGGGTGGCTGCACTCTTATCTGGCTACACTCTCGAGTGCCTGGAGTGGACGCTCAGAGAGCCATTCCACTACAATGGTGTCATCGGTGTCCTCAGAGTGCGCAACTGGAAGCCTGAGCCTGGTACTGAGTGGCTGCGGCAGTACTGATTTGTGTTCCAGGAGCTGGGATCCTGAGGCAGCTGTGCAGAAGACATAG